A DNA window from Nycticebus coucang isolate mNycCou1 chromosome 1, mNycCou1.pri, whole genome shotgun sequence contains the following coding sequences:
- the LOC128591481 gene encoding MICOS complex subunit MIC26-like: protein MFKVLQRSMGPASLSLLTFKVYAAPKKDSPLTNPMKVNELSLYSVPEGQSRYVEEPGTQLEESISQLRNHCEPYTSWCQETYSQTKPKMQSLVQLGLDSYEYLQHAPPGFFPRLGVIGFAGLVGLLLARGSKVKKLVYPPGFMGLAASIYYPQQAIASVQVGGEKLYDWGLRGYIVVEDLWKGNFQKPGNMKNSPGNK from the coding sequence ATGTTCAAGGTACTTCAGAGGTCCATGGGGCCGGCCAGCCTGAGCCTGCTCACCTTCAAAGTCTATGCAGCACCGAAAAAGGACTCACCCCTCACAAATCCAATGAAGGTTAATGAGCTTTCGCTCTACTCAGTTCCTGAGGGTCAATCCAGGTATGTGGAGGAGCCAGGGACCCAACTTGAAGAAAGCATCTCACAACTGCGAAATCACTGCGAGCCATATACAAGTTGGTGTCAGGAAACATACTCCCAAACTAAGCCCAAGATGCAAAGTTTGGTTCAGTTGGGGTTAGACAGCTATGAATATCTCCAACATGCCCCTCCTGGGTTTTTCCCAAGACTTGGTGTTATCGGTTTCGCTGGCCTTGTTGGACTCCTTTTGGCTAGAGGTTCAAAAGTAAAGAAGCTGGTGTATCCACCTGGTTTCATGGGATTAGCTGCCTCTATCTATTATCCACAACAAGCCATCGCATCTGTCCAGGTCGGTGGGGAGAAATTATATGACTGGGGTTTGCGAGGATACATAGTTGTAGAAGATTTGTGGAAGGGGAACTTTCAAAAGCCAGGAAATATGAAGAATTCACCTGGAAATAAGTAG